A single Rhodomicrobium lacus DNA region contains:
- a CDS encoding L,D-transpeptidase: MNNSLRKTFGGYLALCLCSAAALAPLDAADARTRNRSYDRPRQKVEAPAPAPLNRPLFFVVNIGKQRVTAYSNDGIYAQAPISSGSRGHATPTGIFNIIQKNKHHRSNIYSGAPMPFMQRLTWSGVAMHQGVLPGYPASHGCIRLPYDFASRMFSATEGTERVIVAKGDVVPMPFSHAKLPEPAMLQAPGNDHVASISDRILANAVNVAERNGDEAQKIDVKAETHDKADATDKLLNPREYALAMTKIAAKSAEDAERAASPARRAVEARVQEQRIAATDLRNAQIALSVAKGRLDAADKRLSRLGDNEPKRAEAEAAKAEAETKVKEAQTQVEAAERAKADKDGAAAEALKAFRQLDVSRSQAANGTLFWKRRLAPVSVFISRKNQRLYVRQNYIKVFDVPITIREPGKPLGTHLYMAMQPAKGSADKAPKLRWLSMTLTEPSEDLVESRSRRRKGEEEQQRSAPNVSASAALDRIEIPEEVEEKISEMLWSGGSIIVSDSGISNETGEYTDFVILTR; this comes from the coding sequence GTGAATAATTCGCTCCGTAAGACCTTCGGCGGTTACCTTGCCCTGTGTTTATGCTCGGCCGCCGCCCTTGCACCGCTCGACGCGGCAGACGCGCGGACGCGAAATCGTTCTTACGACCGTCCGAGACAGAAGGTGGAAGCGCCTGCTCCCGCGCCCCTGAACCGCCCCCTGTTTTTCGTCGTGAATATCGGCAAGCAACGCGTCACCGCCTACTCGAACGACGGCATCTATGCGCAAGCACCGATCTCGTCGGGCTCGCGCGGCCACGCAACGCCAACCGGCATCTTCAACATCATCCAGAAGAACAAGCATCACCGCTCGAACATCTACAGCGGCGCTCCGATGCCGTTCATGCAGCGGCTGACCTGGTCAGGCGTGGCCATGCATCAGGGCGTTCTTCCGGGCTATCCGGCGAGCCATGGCTGCATCCGCCTCCCCTACGATTTCGCCAGCCGCATGTTCAGCGCGACCGAGGGGACCGAGCGGGTGATCGTGGCAAAGGGCGATGTGGTGCCTATGCCGTTTTCGCACGCGAAGCTGCCGGAACCTGCGATGTTGCAGGCCCCCGGCAACGATCATGTTGCCTCGATTTCCGACCGCATTCTTGCCAACGCGGTCAATGTCGCCGAACGGAACGGGGACGAGGCGCAAAAGATCGACGTCAAGGCAGAGACGCACGACAAGGCCGATGCAACAGACAAGCTCCTGAACCCGCGCGAATACGCGCTCGCCATGACGAAGATCGCAGCGAAGAGCGCTGAAGATGCCGAACGCGCTGCAAGTCCCGCCCGCCGCGCGGTGGAAGCGCGCGTGCAGGAACAGCGCATTGCGGCGACAGACCTTCGCAACGCGCAAATCGCGTTATCCGTGGCCAAGGGCCGCCTCGACGCGGCTGACAAGCGCCTGAGCCGCTTGGGAGACAACGAGCCCAAGCGCGCCGAAGCTGAAGCTGCAAAAGCCGAAGCCGAAACGAAGGTGAAAGAGGCTCAGACTCAGGTCGAGGCCGCGGAGCGTGCCAAGGCGGATAAGGATGGAGCCGCAGCCGAGGCACTGAAGGCGTTCCGTCAGCTCGACGTCTCCCGGTCGCAGGCGGCCAACGGCACACTGTTCTGGAAGCGCAGGCTCGCGCCGGTTTCGGTCTTCATCAGCCGGAAGAACCAGCGGCTTTACGTTCGCCAGAACTACATCAAGGTGTTCGATGTGCCGATTACCATCCGCGAACCCGGCAAGCCGCTCGGCACACACCTTTACATGGCCATGCAGCCCGCGAAAGGTAGCGCGGACAAGGCACCCAAGCTTCGCTGGCTTTCCATGACGCTCACGGAACCGAGCGAAGACCTTGTCGAGTCACGTTCCCGTCGCCGCAAGGGTGAGGAAGAACAGCAGCGTTCCGCCCCGAACGTATCCGCCTCGGCCGCGCTCGACCGCATCGAGATCCCGGAGGAGGTGGAAGAAAAGATTTCGGAGATGCTCTGGTCCGGCGGTTCCATCATCGTCTCGGATTCAGGGATCAGCAACGAAACCGGCGAATATACGGATTTCGTCATCCTCACGCGCTGA
- a CDS encoding glutamine synthetase family protein — protein sequence MSGSLLPLPDGTHTVVLGVGDVNGVMRGKRIPASNWATTCEDGNATCAAIFALDMTSDIWDTPFCSFDNGYPDVHLFPLAAPVAVPWEPGVAITVGRAETVDHKPVPIDPRVALLTQVERAARLGLTIEVGTELEFYLLDPETKRPKDKGISVYGIGRSAQFEPVLGPIRKYLEALGIPIEQSNPEYAPGQVEVNIRHADALTGADRVVLFRTAIKEIAARHGYIATFMAKPFIDQSGSGFHAHYSVWREGVNLFADGGRLSRFGRSFLAGLERRIAESALAVSTTPNAFRRRRPYTFCPTNVSWGYDNRTVAFRVIEGKDHQVRIEKRDGSADANPYYLLAADIAAGLDGIEEGLELTSAPVATNAYEQPDLPPLPRDLPTAIALAKSSEFLKRVIGEDRLAILVRQAEREIDFLEAQVTPVETERYLVNF from the coding sequence ATGTCAGGTTCTTTACTACCGCTGCCGGATGGAACGCATACCGTCGTACTGGGGGTTGGCGATGTGAACGGCGTCATGCGCGGCAAGCGCATTCCCGCCAGCAACTGGGCGACGACTTGCGAAGACGGCAACGCCACCTGTGCGGCCATTTTCGCGCTCGACATGACGAGCGACATCTGGGACACGCCCTTCTGCTCGTTCGATAATGGCTACCCGGACGTGCATCTTTTTCCGCTGGCCGCACCGGTGGCGGTGCCATGGGAACCGGGCGTCGCCATCACGGTCGGCCGCGCCGAAACCGTCGATCACAAGCCCGTGCCGATCGACCCCCGCGTCGCCCTCCTCACCCAGGTCGAGCGCGCAGCGCGGCTTGGACTGACCATAGAGGTGGGAACCGAACTCGAATTCTACCTTCTCGATCCCGAGACGAAACGACCGAAGGACAAGGGCATCTCGGTTTACGGCATCGGCCGCTCGGCGCAATTCGAGCCCGTTCTCGGTCCGATCCGCAAGTATCTCGAAGCGCTCGGCATCCCGATCGAGCAGTCGAACCCGGAATATGCGCCCGGTCAGGTGGAAGTGAACATTCGCCACGCCGATGCGCTCACCGGAGCGGACCGGGTGGTGCTGTTCAGGACCGCGATCAAGGAAATCGCCGCGCGCCACGGCTATATCGCCACCTTCATGGCCAAGCCCTTTATCGACCAGTCGGGCAGCGGCTTCCACGCGCACTATTCGGTCTGGCGGGAGGGAGTGAACCTGTTCGCCGATGGAGGCCGCCTGTCCAGGTTCGGCCGCTCATTTCTCGCCGGGCTGGAGCGCCGCATCGCTGAATCCGCGCTCGCCGTATCGACCACGCCCAATGCCTTCCGGCGGCGGCGTCCCTACACCTTCTGTCCAACCAATGTCAGTTGGGGCTACGACAATCGAACGGTTGCGTTCCGGGTCATTGAGGGCAAGGATCATCAGGTCCGCATCGAGAAGCGGGACGGCTCGGCCGACGCCAACCCCTATTACCTGCTCGCCGCAGATATCGCCGCAGGGCTCGACGGCATTGAGGAGGGGCTGGAACTGACAAGCGCTCCGGTTGCGACCAACGCTTATGAGCAGCCCGACCTGCCGCCGCTCCCGCGCGATCTGCCGACCGCGATTGCGCTCGCCAAATCGTCGGAGTTCCTGAAGCGAGTGATCGGCGAGGATCGCCTTGCGATTCTGGTGCGTCAGGCCGAGCGTGAGATCGATTTTCTTGAGGCGCAGGTGACGCCGGTCGAGACAGAGCGATATCTCGTCAATTTCTAG
- a CDS encoding SDR family oxidoreductase, whose product MKLSLDRKEKRPIPSQAGRIAVVTGASSGIGLYTALGLAKAGAKVVLVCRSQARGDDAKRLIARQSGGNEPDVVLANFASLKSVDNAAQRIADVYNEIHILVNNVGAFAPVRELTVDGYEMTFAVNHLAPFLFTNRLVPALAGSGEERRKARIVTVASNASNRASIDFGDLQSSRRYSVFGAYAQSKLANVLFTVELARRLPPKPVTANCLHPGVVGTGIGNVGGVMGAAWSLLKPLVLTPEQGAENSLYVATATEIEGKTGLYFVKERPARPNPIAEDRHAALRLWTESERLVEAALEKAHASV is encoded by the coding sequence ATGAAACTCTCGCTCGACCGGAAGGAAAAGCGGCCCATCCCAAGCCAGGCCGGACGGATCGCCGTCGTCACCGGGGCGAGTTCCGGCATCGGCCTTTACACCGCGCTCGGCCTCGCCAAGGCGGGCGCGAAGGTCGTTCTAGTCTGCCGCAGCCAGGCGCGCGGCGACGATGCGAAGCGGCTGATCGCGCGGCAAAGCGGAGGCAACGAACCGGATGTCGTGCTCGCGAATTTCGCCAGCCTGAAATCCGTCGACAACGCGGCCCAGCGGATCGCCGACGTCTATAACGAAATCCACATCCTCGTGAACAATGTCGGCGCATTCGCGCCGGTCCGTGAGCTGACGGTCGACGGCTACGAAATGACCTTCGCGGTAAACCATCTCGCGCCGTTCCTGTTCACGAACAGGCTTGTTCCAGCGCTCGCGGGCAGCGGCGAGGAACGGCGCAAGGCGCGCATCGTGACCGTTGCATCGAACGCCTCGAACCGCGCGTCCATCGACTTCGGCGACCTTCAGTCCAGCCGGCGCTACAGTGTGTTCGGTGCCTATGCGCAGTCCAAGCTCGCAAACGTCCTCTTCACGGTGGAACTGGCCCGCCGTCTGCCGCCGAAGCCCGTCACGGCGAACTGCCTGCATCCGGGCGTCGTCGGCACCGGCATCGGCAATGTCGGCGGCGTCATGGGCGCGGCCTGGTCGCTTCTGAAGCCTCTGGTACTCACACCCGAGCAGGGCGCGGAAAACTCGTTGTACGTCGCGACCGCGACGGAAATCGAAGGCAAAACCGGGCTTTACTTCGTGAAGGAGCGACCGGCGCGACCGAACCCCATCGCCGAAGACCGGCATGCCGCCCTGCGCCTCTGGACGGAGAGCGAGCGTCTTGTGGAGGCCGCGCTTGAAAAGGCGCACGCCTCGGTCTGA
- a CDS encoding DEAD/DEAH box helicase: MTFKDLKLSDKVLAAIEAAGYTTPTPIQAQAIPFALEGRDVVGIAQTGTGKTASFVLPLLTMLEQGRARARMPRSLILEPTRELAAQVAEAFETLGSQHKFTVALLIGGVSFDDQEKKLERGADILIATPGRLLDHFGRGKLLMNAVDYLVIDEADRMLDMGFIPDIERICKLLPPSRQTLFFSATMPPEIQKLTDQFLKNPEQVRVSAPSTAAKNITQKLKFSPSDSKTKRHVLRELMRSEAATIQNAIIFCNRKRDVAVLHKSLVKHGFNAGALHGDLDQRQRMATLEAFRKGEITYLAASDVAARGLDIPEVSHVFNFDVPISPEDYVHRIGRTGRAGRDGYAAMIVTPKEMKGLRAIESLCKAKIEWIDGEPSTENLAATDFSERRERSRRGERGGAGRGRSKEAAVAAAEPRETAEVRPIRQGAAAPAGDVRPARTAATAERPARNRRNGDGSSVSRYHRELLPPATSAPVVGLGDHVPAFLMRPVRVAS, translated from the coding sequence ATGACTTTTAAAGACCTTAAGCTCAGCGACAAAGTGCTGGCTGCCATCGAGGCAGCAGGGTATACCACACCCACCCCAATTCAAGCCCAGGCAATCCCCTTCGCCCTAGAGGGCCGCGATGTCGTCGGCATCGCCCAGACGGGAACTGGCAAGACGGCCTCCTTCGTTCTACCGCTGCTGACCATGCTCGAACAGGGGCGCGCTCGCGCCCGCATGCCGCGCTCGCTCATCCTTGAGCCGACGCGCGAACTGGCCGCCCAGGTGGCCGAAGCCTTCGAGACGCTCGGTTCGCAGCACAAGTTCACCGTCGCGCTTCTCATCGGCGGCGTGTCCTTCGACGATCAGGAAAAGAAGCTCGAACGCGGTGCGGACATTCTCATCGCGACGCCGGGCCGCCTTCTCGATCACTTCGGACGCGGCAAGCTTCTCATGAACGCGGTCGATTACCTCGTCATCGACGAAGCGGATCGCATGCTCGACATGGGCTTCATCCCCGACATCGAGCGTATCTGCAAGCTGCTTCCGCCCTCGCGTCAAACGCTCTTCTTCTCGGCGACGATGCCGCCGGAAATCCAGAAGCTGACCGACCAGTTCCTCAAGAACCCCGAGCAGGTTCGCGTCAGCGCCCCGTCCACTGCGGCGAAGAACATCACGCAGAAACTGAAGTTCTCCCCCTCCGATTCCAAGACGAAGCGCCACGTCCTCCGCGAGCTGATGCGGTCCGAGGCGGCAACGATCCAGAACGCGATCATCTTCTGCAATCGCAAGCGCGACGTCGCGGTTCTTCATAAATCCCTCGTCAAACACGGCTTCAACGCGGGCGCCCTTCACGGCGATCTCGACCAGCGTCAGCGCATGGCGACGCTCGAAGCCTTCCGCAAGGGCGAAATCACCTATCTCGCGGCGTCCGACGTCGCCGCCCGCGGCCTCGACATCCCCGAAGTGAGCCATGTGTTCAACTTCGATGTGCCGATCAGCCCCGAGGACTATGTGCATCGCATCGGCCGCACGGGCCGCGCGGGTCGCGACGGCTACGCCGCCATGATCGTCACACCGAAGGAGATGAAGGGCCTGCGCGCCATCGAAAGTCTCTGCAAGGCGAAGATCGAATGGATCGACGGCGAACCTTCGACAGAGAACCTCGCCGCGACAGACTTCAGCGAACGCCGCGAGCGGTCTCGCCGGGGCGAACGTGGCGGTGCCGGACGCGGCCGGAGCAAGGAAGCCGCGGTCGCAGCGGCCGAGCCTCGCGAAACTGCGGAAGTGCGTCCGATCCGTCAGGGTGCAGCAGCGCCCGCCGGCGACGTCCGCCCCGCGCGCACCGCTGCCACGGCTGAGCGCCCCGCACGCAACCGCCGCAACGGCGACGGTTCGAGCGTATCGCGCTATCATCGCGAACTTCTGCCGCCCGCAACGTCTGCGCCGGTTGTCGGCCTTGGCGATCATGTGCCGGCCTTCCTGATGCGTCCGGTGCGCGTTGCAAGTTAA
- a CDS encoding DUF2293 domain-containing protein, whose product MASRREVQDALTRLAPKIPAFEFNAIADHAMDSMGLAKASPETAAWLSMVAFVRHNFTDYDALLHDGYDRAAARHFVAAEIEGILARWGVRRKLSAGE is encoded by the coding sequence ATGGCATCGCGAAGAGAAGTCCAAGACGCGCTGACGCGCCTTGCTCCGAAAATTCCCGCCTTTGAATTCAATGCCATAGCCGATCACGCGATGGACAGTATGGGGCTTGCGAAAGCGTCGCCGGAAACGGCGGCCTGGCTGTCGATGGTCGCATTCGTGCGCCATAATTTCACGGATTACGACGCGCTGCTGCATGATGGCTATGACCGAGCGGCAGCCAGGCATTTTGTCGCAGCCGAGATCGAAGGCATTCTCGCGCGGTGGGGCGTTCGTCGGAAATTGTCGGCGGGCGAGTGA
- a CDS encoding HNH endonuclease — protein sequence MTAFAATSLGSPPDSFPALVLNADFQPLSYYPLSLWNWQETIKAVFLDRVNIVSFYDKVVRSPNAEIRLPSVVSLKTFVKPALYPAFTRFNVFLRDKFQCQYCGSPHDLTFDHVIPRSRGGQTRWDNVTAACAPCNLKKGGQMPAKAKMFPALKPYRPTVHELHRNGRFFPPNYLHQSWLDYLYWDVELEP from the coding sequence GTGACAGCTTTCGCAGCGACCTCTTTAGGGTCTCCGCCGGACAGCTTTCCGGCTCTCGTGCTCAACGCGGATTTCCAACCGCTGAGCTACTATCCTCTGTCCCTCTGGAATTGGCAAGAGACGATCAAGGCCGTTTTTCTTGATCGCGTCAACATCGTCTCCTTCTACGACAAGGTTGTCCGCAGCCCGAACGCGGAAATCAGGCTACCCAGCGTCGTTTCGCTGAAAACCTTTGTGAAGCCAGCGCTTTACCCGGCATTCACGCGCTTTAATGTCTTCCTGCGCGACAAGTTTCAATGCCAGTATTGCGGTTCTCCCCATGATCTCACATTCGACCACGTCATCCCGCGTTCGCGGGGCGGCCAGACGCGCTGGGACAACGTCACCGCCGCCTGCGCGCCATGCAATCTGAAAAAGGGCGGCCAGATGCCCGCCAAGGCGAAGATGTTCCCCGCGCTGAAGCCTTATCGGCCCACGGTCCATGAGCTTCATCGCAATGGGCGCTTCTTCCCGCCGAACTATCTGCATCAAAGCTGGCTCGACTATCTGTATTGGGACGTCGAACTGGAACCATGA
- a CDS encoding L,D-transpeptidase family protein produces MTGQLVFAFFVLSAMAFASPGFSQAQQTEPESPVETPQDHAAGAGVDAERPAIERLAPEERHDVEATATPAQVTPQAEAMKKALLALAAGGNEEERNEHAALLSFYETRRFAPLWLDMSGVPTPKATSAMAEIARADDYGLDPRDFTLPAGLDQRAQTAAARVGDQKPETVASDEIAISRAVLKYGRFARGGRIINPSEQLSSYLDRRPQLLKPDVILEGVAASGEPDAYLRGLHPQHAQFDRLRRKYLALRDRSQSAEAKRLLANMEQWRWMPADLGDLYVWNNIPEFMQRVVKNGEVVRKERIVTGQLDKQTPIFTRTLKKITFKPTWIVPESIKVREILPSLQRGGGMMREWQLELRDKNGQTVDWRRINWYRTDIRIFNVVQENGPKSVMGKVKFSFPSQHTVFMHDAYPPDKWMFNKARRTYSHGCMRVQNPIGLAEILLKEDKGLEAAQVREAARSGRNDNEFEIERRIPIHMTYFTALVDDDGKLHTFPDVYGHERRITLALEGKWSQISRGKDHLAPVELDMASAQRRNRYAEDDAADAPPRVWRSNASFRGGFLDSLFGRW; encoded by the coding sequence ATGACGGGGCAGCTTGTTTTTGCGTTCTTCGTTCTCTCGGCGATGGCGTTTGCGTCGCCGGGGTTTTCACAGGCACAGCAGACCGAGCCGGAAAGCCCCGTTGAGACGCCTCAGGACCACGCCGCTGGAGCAGGCGTCGACGCGGAGCGGCCGGCGATAGAGCGTCTCGCCCCCGAGGAGCGTCACGACGTCGAGGCGACTGCAACGCCGGCTCAGGTCACGCCACAGGCCGAGGCTATGAAAAAAGCGCTTCTGGCGCTCGCAGCCGGAGGCAACGAGGAGGAGCGCAACGAGCATGCGGCCCTGTTGTCGTTTTACGAGACCCGTCGCTTCGCCCCGCTCTGGCTCGACATGTCGGGCGTGCCCACGCCGAAAGCCACGAGCGCCATGGCAGAAATTGCCCGCGCCGACGATTACGGCCTCGATCCGCGCGACTTCACGCTTCCCGCCGGGCTCGATCAACGCGCGCAAACGGCCGCCGCGCGCGTCGGAGATCAGAAGCCGGAGACCGTCGCCTCCGACGAAATCGCCATCTCGCGCGCGGTGCTGAAATATGGGCGCTTTGCTCGGGGCGGTCGCATCATCAATCCTTCGGAACAGCTCAGCTCCTATCTCGACCGGCGCCCCCAACTGCTCAAGCCCGACGTAATCCTCGAAGGCGTCGCCGCCAGCGGGGAGCCGGATGCTTATCTTCGCGGCCTTCATCCCCAGCACGCGCAATTCGACAGGCTGCGTCGGAAATATCTCGCGCTCCGCGACAGGAGCCAGAGCGCAGAAGCCAAACGCCTCCTCGCCAACATGGAGCAGTGGCGGTGGATGCCTGCCGACCTCGGCGACCTTTACGTGTGGAACAACATCCCCGAATTCATGCAGCGCGTGGTCAAGAACGGCGAGGTCGTCCGCAAGGAACGCATCGTCACGGGCCAGCTCGACAAGCAGACCCCGATCTTCACGCGTACACTGAAGAAGATCACTTTCAAGCCGACCTGGATCGTGCCGGAATCCATCAAGGTGCGGGAGATCCTGCCGAGCCTTCAGCGCGGCGGCGGAATGATGCGCGAATGGCAGCTTGAACTTCGCGACAAGAACGGACAGACGGTCGATTGGCGGCGCATCAACTGGTACCGGACCGACATCCGCATCTTCAACGTGGTGCAGGAGAACGGCCCCAAGAGCGTGATGGGCAAGGTGAAGTTCTCCTTCCCGAGCCAGCACACCGTCTTCATGCATGACGCCTATCCGCCCGACAAGTGGATGTTCAACAAGGCGCGGCGCACATACAGTCACGGCTGCATGCGCGTGCAAAATCCGATCGGTCTCGCGGAGATCCTGCTGAAGGAAGACAAGGGGCTCGAAGCGGCGCAGGTGCGCGAGGCGGCTCGCTCCGGCCGAAACGACAACGAGTTCGAGATCGAGCGGCGCATCCCCATCCACATGACCTATTTCACGGCGCTTGTGGACGATGACGGCAAGCTCCACACTTTCCCCGATGTTTACGGCCACGAGCGGCGCATTACGCTGGCGCTCGAAGGAAAGTGGTCGCAAATCTCCCGAGGCAAGGATCACCTCGCACCGGTGGAGCTTGATATGGCGTCCGCTCAGCGTCGCAACCGTTACGCGGAGGACGATGCGGCCGATGCGCCGCCACGCGTCTGGCGCAGCAATGCGAGCTTTCGGGGCGGATTTCTGGATTCGCTGTTCGGCCGCTGGTGA
- a CDS encoding LpxI family protein: MTVPAGIGEQGAKGGAAGEGTRIGIVAGGGTLPVAVAEAAAARGERPYIVGLQGNACAEIEQFPHTYAGLGQIGRILGALRREGCNRVVFVGSLRRPNLFRLKIDAGFVRHLPELLRLLRGGDDSVLRGVARFFEARGFEVLAAHEVAPRLLAPAGTFSGRAPDAEALADMHLAFRVARALGKYDIGQGAVVARGYVLAVEAAEGTDAMLARCRELNRWGFKNRQGVLVKTPKPGQDLRLDMPAIGPRTVELAAEAGLAGIAVAAGGVLLAEQQAIVEKADAHGLFLYGVDEEALPAQ, encoded by the coding sequence ATGACGGTCCCGGCCGGGATTGGAGAGCAGGGTGCGAAGGGCGGCGCGGCTGGCGAAGGCACCCGCATCGGGATCGTTGCTGGAGGAGGGACGCTTCCGGTTGCCGTCGCCGAAGCGGCTGCGGCGCGGGGCGAACGCCCTTACATCGTCGGCCTTCAGGGAAATGCATGCGCCGAGATCGAGCAGTTTCCCCATACCTATGCCGGCCTCGGCCAGATCGGCCGCATCCTCGGCGCGTTACGCCGCGAGGGCTGCAATCGCGTCGTCTTCGTCGGCAGCCTGCGTCGCCCCAATCTCTTCCGGTTGAAGATCGACGCCGGCTTCGTGCGTCACTTGCCCGAACTCCTGCGCCTGCTGCGTGGCGGCGACGACTCCGTGCTGCGCGGCGTTGCGCGCTTTTTCGAGGCGCGCGGCTTCGAGGTTCTGGCGGCACACGAGGTCGCGCCGCGACTGCTCGCCCCCGCTGGCACGTTCTCCGGGCGCGCTCCGGACGCGGAGGCGCTTGCCGATATGCACCTCGCTTTCCGGGTCGCCCGCGCGCTGGGCAAGTACGATATCGGGCAGGGCGCGGTCGTCGCTCGCGGCTATGTTCTCGCGGTGGAGGCTGCGGAAGGGACTGACGCCATGCTCGCGCGGTGTCGGGAGCTCAATCGATGGGGATTCAAGAACAGGCAGGGCGTGCTCGTGAAGACGCCCAAGCCGGGGCAGGATCTTCGCCTCGATATGCCCGCCATAGGCCCGAGGACGGTTGAACTTGCGGCAGAGGCGGGGCTCGCGGGGATCGCGGTGGCGGCTGGCGGTGTGCTCCTTGCCGAGCAACAGGCCATTGTGGAGAAGGCCGACGCTCACGGCCTGTTTCTCTATGGGGTCGACGAGGAAGCGTTGCCAGCTCAATAG
- the lpxA gene encoding acyl-ACP--UDP-N-acetylglucosamine O-acyltransferase, with protein MTEMLVHSSAAIDPRATLEEGVDVGPFAVIGPNVTLRKNVKVHAHAVITGVTDIGEGCEIHPFAVLGGPPQDVKYKGERSELFVGAHTIVREHVTMNGGTAGGGHVTRVGSHGLFLAGSHVAHDCQVGNHVILVNNATLAGHVVVEDYAILGGLSAVHQWVRIGAYGFVGGMSGVEADVIPFGMVLGNRAALAGLNILGLKRQGFEREQIHSLRKAYRLLFSAEGTLSERLDDVEKMFQGDVAVERIVSFMRAKTDRSFCVPRAQA; from the coding sequence ATGACAGAGATGCTGGTGCATTCCTCGGCGGCAATCGATCCGCGCGCAACGCTTGAAGAAGGCGTCGACGTCGGGCCGTTCGCTGTGATCGGTCCGAATGTCACCCTGCGCAAGAACGTCAAGGTCCATGCCCACGCGGTGATCACGGGCGTGACCGACATCGGCGAGGGATGCGAAATTCATCCCTTCGCGGTGCTGGGCGGCCCTCCGCAAGACGTCAAATACAAGGGTGAGCGCAGCGAACTTTTCGTGGGCGCGCACACGATCGTGCGCGAGCATGTCACCATGAACGGCGGGACGGCGGGCGGTGGACATGTCACGCGCGTCGGCAGCCACGGTCTGTTCCTCGCGGGAAGCCATGTCGCGCATGATTGTCAGGTCGGCAACCATGTCATTCTGGTGAACAATGCGACGCTCGCGGGCCACGTCGTTGTCGAAGACTATGCCATTCTCGGGGGACTTTCGGCCGTTCATCAATGGGTGCGGATCGGCGCCTACGGCTTTGTCGGCGGCATGTCGGGCGTGGAGGCGGATGTGATCCCCTTCGGCATGGTCCTCGGCAACCGGGCGGCGCTCGCGGGGCTCAATATTCTCGGTTTGAAGCGGCAGGGCTTTGAACGCGAGCAGATCCACTCGTTACGCAAGGCGTATCGGCTGCTCTTTTCGGCTGAGGGCACGCTTTCCGAGCGGCTTGACGACGTCGAGAAGATGTTTCAGGGCGATGTGGCCGTGGAACGCATCGTGTCGTTCATGCGGGCCAAGACGGATCGCTCGTTCTGCGTGCCACGCGCCCAGGCATGA
- the fabZ gene encoding 3-hydroxyacyl-ACP dehydratase FabZ, whose product MTNTSEPQLESETRQERRELGTADITRILQLLPHRYPFLLVDRIIEMDGDRSAIGIKNVTINEPFFQGHFPNFPVMPGVLLIEGMAQTAGALCMASLSGFEPQLVYFMSIDRARFRRPVLPGDQVHFHMTKKRNRGRVWRFDGEARVNGQLVAEAEISAMIVDPNEKKGAQNA is encoded by the coding sequence ATGACCAACACATCCGAACCTCAACTGGAAAGCGAAACCCGGCAAGAACGCAGGGAACTCGGCACGGCCGATATCACCCGCATCCTCCAGCTCCTGCCCCATCGCTACCCGTTCCTTCTCGTCGACCGCATCATCGAGATGGACGGCGATCGGTCAGCGATCGGCATCAAGAACGTGACGATCAATGAGCCGTTCTTTCAGGGGCATTTCCCGAATTTCCCGGTGATGCCGGGCGTGCTTCTGATCGAGGGCATGGCGCAAACGGCAGGGGCGCTTTGCATGGCGAGCCTGTCCGGCTTCGAGCCCCAACTCGTCTACTTCATGTCGATCGACCGTGCGCGCTTTCGCCGGCCGGTGCTCCCGGGCGATCAGGTCCATTTCCACATGACGAAGAAGCGTAACCGCGGGCGCGTCTGGCGGTTCGACGGCGAGGCCCGGGTGAACGGGCAACTCGTGGCCGAAGCCGAGATCAGCGCCATGATCGTCGATCCAAACGAGAAGAAGGGCGCTCAGAACGCGTAA